Within Phycisphaeraceae bacterium, the genomic segment CCCTCGCGACGCAGGGCCGCATGGCCATCTTCGGCGATGCCGAGCGCCTGGAGATTCTCGAACATGCCGGCGTGCGACGGGCAGGTTCGATGATCATCACGCTTCCCAACTCCGGTGAAGTGATTCCCATGATCTTGCAGGCGCGCGAGCTCAATCCGGAGATCGACATCACGGTGCGCGCCAGATACCTCGGAGAGCGGGATGCCCTGCGCCGCGCGGGCGCGCGAACGGTCATCTTCGAGGAAGGTGAAGCGGGCATGGCAATCGCGCGCCAGGTGCTACGCCGTCGTGGGATCGATGCAGCCACCGAAGATCGCCTGGTCGCGTCATTGCGGCGCATGTGGTCGATCGAGCAGTAGCGTCCGAGTCGGCGACCACCGACATCAGGCAAAGACCGAACGACCGGCGAGCTTCATGCCCAGGAACGCACTGCCGAGGCAGAGGATGTTCGCGATGATCACATGTGCCGACGCCAGCCAATACTGGCGCTCTTCGAGCAGCATGATCGTGTCACGCGAAAACGCGGAGAAGGTGGTGAACCCCCCGAGGAGACCGACGAAGAGCGCCGTTCGATACTCCTCGCGGATGGCCGAGTCATGGAGCGCCCCGTGGGCATAGCCGGCGAGCGCGCAGCCCGCGACATTGACCGCCACCGTCCCGAACGGGAATCCGCTGCCGAGCAGTCGTGTCACTCCCGCGCCGATGCCCCAGCGAAGGAGGCCGCCGACCCCGGCTCCCGCAAAGATCATCAGCGCCAGTTTCAAGAGAGCCCCCTGTCGACCCGCTCGTGGTGCACCGCATCGTCGTCATGCACCAGTGAGGACCCTTCGGACGGCTCCTCAGGAGCGCTGCTGACCTGAGCTGGCACGAGATGATGCATGGTTCTCCAGAGGTGATAACACAGGCGATCGAGTCGAAGCAGAGTCTCCACACGCGCGATGGCTGCCTCTGCCGGGATCATGCCCTTGGCCGCCGAATCGAGCAGGACCAGCCGGCCATCCTTCCTGAGCACGGCGAGTTGCGCCGAGAGCGAGGCGGCCTGCTGCACGGCTGCTTCGCCACGCTCCCCGTCGTCGAGTGCCAGGTGAAGCATGGTTCGGGCGATGGTCACGGCGCTCGATATCTCGCTGCTTGCGACCCCCGTGATCGGGAGCGATGGCGGAGTCAGTTCCCGGAGAGTCACGAGAAGCCGTCTGAGGTGATCGGCCGCGTGAAACATCGATGCGGTGTCGCGCACTTCCGCCTCACTGTGCGCCGAGCGGGAAAACTGCGCGTGGAATCGCCCGACCTCTTCGAGCGCTCGGCGACACTCCTCGATGGCCTGCTCATGAATCCGCGACGGCGGCAGACCGCGATCGAGGGCATCGAGGCCGCACCGGGCCATGCGCCGAATGACCGCGCTCATCGCGCGCCGCGCCGCTTCGATGGCGACCGACCCCGTCACGGCGGTCAGTGAGGAGAGATGGCTGGTCATGGACTCCCGACGCTCGGGAATGATGCGCTCGATGGCTTTCGACAGCGGCCGCACGCAGGGCATGATCAGCAGGGTGCCCAAGCCATTGAATGCAGTGTGAAAGGCCGCGAGCGCGGTTGCGGGCGAGGCATGTTCCGCTTCCATGACATCGACCACGAGGCGCAGGAACACGGGAAGAATCAGGAACGCGACGACGCCCGTGACGACATTGAAGGTGATGTGCACCGCCGCCGTACGGACCGCCGGCACGGGCGCCCCGATGACGGCGATGACCGCTTTCGGAGTCGTCCCGATGTTCTGACCGATGACCAGAGCAGCGGCCTGTTCCATTGTGATCGCGCCGGTGGAGATCGCGACGATGGTCGTCGCGACCGCGGCACTCGAACTCTGCATGAGCACGGTCATCACAAAGCCGATGCCGACCATGATCAGCCGGCCCCCGACACCTTCACCCCCCACACCGGCCAGGTTGATCTGCGTGGCCAGGTGACTGATGCCCGACTGGAGCAGGTCGATGCCGATGAAGATGAGCGCAAACCCGGCGAGCGCATCACCGCCCGCACGAAGCCCCCCTCGACCCAGCAGGCGAAGCGCCACACCCGCGAGCACCAGCGGCGGCGCCAGCGTCCCGAGCGAGATCTTGAGTCCGAGCAATGAGACGATCCAGCCCGTGCTCGTCGTTCCGAGGTTCGAGCCCACGATCACGCCAATCGACTGCGGAAAGGTGAGCAGGCCCGCGCTGACGAAGCCGATCGTCGTGAGGGTCGTCGCCGTTGACGACTGCACCACGGCCGTCGCCGCAGCGCCCGCCGCAAGCCCGCTCCAGGGCCCTCGAATCACCCGCATCAGGACTTGTCGCAGCGAATCCCCGGCCATGGACTTCAATCCATCGCTCATCATGAGCATGCCGAGCAGAAAGAGGCCGATTCCTCCAAGCAGCGCCACGACCATCAGCGCAGAATACCCCTCACGAAGCCATGAGCGCCATTGAACACCAACTGCTGCGGATCGCGAGGACTCCACGACTTCTCATCGCGAGCGACTACGACGGCGTGCTTGCGCCCATCGTGGAGGACCCCGCCGAGGCTCGTCCGGCGCCGGGGGTTCCCTCGCTTCTCGCGGAGTTGGCGGCGATCCGACAGACCGATGTCGCGCTCATCAGCGGACGGCCGCTTCCCGAGCTCACGGCGTTGCTGGGCGACCTCTCCGGCGCCGGTGTGCACATGGTGGGCGGTCACGGCGCCGAATGGCCCGATGCCGATGATGATGATCGCGTGCGCTCCGCGGAGCATCGGCTGAAGCCGCTCATGCATCGGGCGGAGACGCTGCTTCGTTCATGGCGCGATGCACGCCTCGAGATCAAGTCGGCGTCGCTGGCACTGCACTACCGGCGCGTGGCCGAGGAGGCGGCACCGGAGTTCGTGGTGGCGGCGCGCGGACTCGCGCGCGGCGACGAGGGCGTGCGCGTGCTCGAAGGTCGCAAGGTCATCGAGTTCGTGCTCGAGGGCCTCGACAAGGGCGATGCGCTCCGACGCATCCGGGCCATGACCTCAGCGACTTCGGTGCTCTTCTTCGGCGATGATGTCACCGACGAGGACGCCTTCCGCGTGCTTGAACTCCAGGACAGCGGCGTGGCTGTGAACGGTCGTCGCCGCGGCGCTCACTTTGAGCTTCCCGATGTGCCGAGCGTCGTCCAGAGCCTCGAGCGCCTGCTCGAACTCCGGCGCGCGTGGGCCGACGACACCGAACCGACGGCGATCGATGCTCACGCCATCCTCTCCGATCAGCGGACTGCGGCGGTGGTCGATCCGCGCGGCGTCATCTGCTGGCTCTGCCTGCCGCAGATCGACTCTCCCCCGCTCTTTGCCTCGCTCCTCGGTCCGCGCCTGGGCGTCGGCTCGCAGCGATCGACCAGCGCCGGGCGCTTCTCGATTGTGCCCACGGATCCATCGCTGGCCTTGTCGGAGCCTCGGCAGTCATATCTGGGTCACTCGCTCATCCTGACGACCGAGTGGGGCCCTCACCTGCGCGTGACCGACTACCTCGACGGCTCGGGCGGGCGCCCCTTTCAGCGAGCCGGTCGAAGCGATCTTGTGCGCGTCATCGAGGGGCGAGGCCGTGTACGCATCGAGTTTGCGCCGCGGCCTGACTTCGGGCGCGTTCCGGCGACGCTCGACATCGTTCAGGGACAGGGCGTGGTCCTTCGTGGACTGAACGATCCCGTGGTGCTCCATGCGCCAGGTGTCTCGTGGACCATCGAACACGAAGGTTCCCATCAACTGGCGACGGCGGAGGTCGAACTCCAGGGCCAACCCGTGGTGCTCGAACTTCGATACGGCACCGGCACACTCCGCGCCGCGCAGGTGGCCGAGATCGATCGAAGGCGACAGACGGAGCGCTTCTGGTCGAGCTGGGTGAAGTCCCTTTCGCTTCCACCCGTCGCGCAGGAAGCGGTGACTCGAAGCGCCCTCTTGCTGAAGGCGCTGATTCACGGTCCGACGGGGGCGATTGCGGCGGCCGCCACCACGAGCCTGCCCGAGGTCCTCGGTGGTTCGCGCAACTGGGACTATCGCTTCTGCTGGCCGCGCGATGCCTCCCTCGCGGCGGCGGCGCTGCACCGCTTGGGGAACACCGGCCCGGCAATGCGCTTCCTCGACTGGATGCTGGGCATTCTCGACACCATCGGTTCACCCGAGCGACTCCGCCCGATCTACACGGTGCGCGGCCAGGACCTCGGCCCCGAAGGAGAGATCTCCGAACTCTCCGGATATGCCGAGAGTCGCCCGATCCGAATCGGGAACGCCGCGGCGCAGCAGGTGCAGCTCGATGTCTTCGGTCCGGTCTGCGACCTCGCATGGATGCTCGCGGCCGGAGGCGCGCCACTCTCGGCTGATCACCTGCGCCTGGTCGAGGCGATGGTGACCGCGGTCGAGCGGCGCTGGCGTGATCCTGACAGCGGAATCTGGGAGATTCGTGGCTCGCAGCGCCACTATGTCCACTCGAAGATCATGGCGTGGTACGCCGTCGATCGGGCGCTGCGCGTCGTCGATGCCATGCTTGGCGAGGATCGTCCGACATGGCGAGCCCTCCGAGAGGAGATCGGCAACGAGATCCTCTCGCGCGGCTGGAGCGACAGCCTCGGCGCCTTCACCATGGCGTACGAACTCATCGAGTTCGACGCGGGCGCACTTTGGGTCGGACTCAGCGGGTTTCTTCCGCCCGACGATGCGCGCTTCGCCGCCACCGTCGATGCCGTCACCAGGAACCTCCGCCGCGGCAAGGGCGTCCTGCGCTATCGCTTCGACGACGGTCTTCCCGGTCGCGAGGGCGGTTTCCTTCTCTGCCTCGGATGGCTCATCGAAGCGAACCTGCTCCTCGGTCGGCGTGCCGAAGCGGAGCGACTCTTCCAAGATCTTCTCGAGTGCGCGGGGCCACTCGGCATCATGGCGGAGCAATCCGAAGTGGGCAGTCATCGGGCGCTCGGCAACATTCCGCAGGCGTACTCCCATGTGGCAGTCATCAACGCCGCGGTCGCCCTCTCGGCGGGAGCAGCGCGGTCATCCGGTGCTCGATGAACGCCATGATCTCGATACCCTCGATACCTTCGATACCTTCGATACCTTCGACACCACCGATACCCCCGGCACCCTGACCCGCGCGCCAGCACGCGGGATCCTGCCCCGGCTCATCCGAACGCCAGCACGCGGGGTCCTGCCCCGGCTTATCCGAACGCCAGCACGCGGGATCCTGCCCCGGCTCATCCACACGCCAGCACGCGGGATCCTGCCCCGGCTTATCCGAACGCCAGCACGCGCAGTCTTCCCCTGGCCCCTTCCCCCCGCACGGCGAAGGAGCACCCTTGGCATGGCCCCGGCCTTTGGCTACCATGCCCGATTCCCCGTCACGGGGTATGGAGACCAGCGATGAAGAAGGAAGGCCATCCGAAGTACTACCACGACTGCAAGGTCTATTACCGTGGCCAGGTCGTCATGACCTGCGGCGCCACGGTGCCCGAACTGCATGTCGAAGTGTGGAGTGGTTCACACCCCTACTTCACCGGCCAGAAGGTCTTCGTCGACACCGCCGGTCGCGTCGAGCGCTTCCAGCGCAAGTTCGCCGGTGGCTACTTCAAGGGCAAGGAGAAGGCTCCCGCCCCCGCCAGGAAGTAGGTCGAGCGCCGCATCACCTGACCAGCCGCGTCCGTTCGGGCGCGGCTGTTGTGTTGGTGGCCGCCCTGCCGGGCCACTGCGACCGTCGCCTCCCTGGAGATTGCCCGCCGCGTGGCCGATCCCTCGCCCAACCTGATCCGGAAGCTCGATGAACTCCTCGCGGAGGACGATCGCCTTGCGCGTGAACTCTCCGATGAGGCGATCGTTGTGGACCATCGCGAGGTGCGCCGGCGCACCGTGCGGCGCAGCGCGATCGAGCCGATCGTCGTGCGCTATCGCCGGTGGAAGGCCCTTGAACAGGAGCGGCGCGACTGCGAGGAGGTCGCGCGCGATCCCGCCAGCGACATCGCCGCGCTGGCGAAGGAGGAGATTCCGCGCCTCCGAGAGGAGGCTCGCTCGCTGATCATCGATATCGAGCGCCAGTTCGTGAGTGCCGAGGACCTGGCGATTGGCAGCGTGATTCTCGAGGTCCGCGCGGGCGTGGGTGGATTGGAAGCGGCCCTCTGGGCGGGTGATCTGCTGGAGATGTACCGCCGCTTCGCCCAGAGGCGGGGCTGGCGCTTCGATGAGCTCGACCTGGCCCCGGGTGATGCCGGTGGCGTGACGCGCGCCATCGTGAGCGTGCGCGGGGAAGGCGTCTGGAGCGCCCTCGGGTACGAGGGAGGAACGCACCAGGTCAAGCGGGTGCCGGCGACCGAGGCTCAGGGGCGCGTGCACACTTCGACCGCCACCGTCGCGGTCCTTCCCGAGCCGGAGACCATCGAGAGCGAGGTCGATCCCGCCGAGGTGAAGGAGATCATCACCACGGCCCAGGGCCCCGGCGGTCAGAATGTGAACAAGGTCGCGACCGCCGTTCACCTCGTCCACCAGCCGACCGGCATCGAGGTCCATATGCAAGAGACCCGCTCGCAGGCGCAGAACCGGGAGAAGGCGTGGCGGCTTCTGCGGGCCCGAGTCCACGAGCGACGGGAACTGGAAGCAATCGCCGCGCGGCGCGAACAGCGGCGCAGCATGATCGGTTCCGGCGACCGCGCCGAGAAGATCAGGACCTACCGCTGGAAGGAGAACCTCGTCTCCGACCAACGGATCGAAGGTGCTCAGCGGCTCGACTCGATCATGTCAGGGGACCTCGACCCGCTCGTGTCGGCCCTGTCAGCGGTGGACCTTGCGGACCGCCTGGCTCGACTCTGACCCATCGAGCCCGATGTGGCCCTCGTCGCCAAAGGCGAGACGCTGCCCAGATGCCGCGGCCTCGCCTAGGCGCAATGCACCGCACGGAGGTATCGATCGAGCACGCGCCGGGTGAACTCATCGGCCGCTCGCTCGGTCTGCATCGGCCCTTCACCCCAGAGGGCCACGCGCGGATCAATGCACTCGGGGTCCATGCGGATCTCCCAGGCGTCATCGATGACCAGCGCCTGCGGGAGACGCGTGGCATAGAAGGCGGTTGCCGCATTCACGCCCGGCTCGCCGATCACCACGGCTGGGCGCTCAAGGAGCGCGGGTTCGTTCAGATACCACATGTCCGTGCAGACAAGCGGCAGCAGCGGACCATCGAGTTCATCAAGTTCCCGCGCCTGCCACGCGCGGATCTGTCGCACCAGGCGGTCGGCCAGGGGGCGATCGGCGACTTCCGCGCGGAGGTGAGCGCCGACCACCACCAGCAGCAGGCGATCGACCTCGATCGGTGCATCAGGGCGCAGCGCGGTGCGAGCCGCCTCGAACGCGAGATCGTCTCCGTGCGCATCTGGAGTCATAGGGCGGGAAGTGCATTCGCAGCACGAAGAGTCTGGTCGGCGGCGGGCCTCGCAGCGGACCGTCCGCTGGAACCGGATGCTCGGCACACATCGAACTCTCGCACCTGTTTCGGAATGCTCATCGCGGTTGCTCCAGAACATCGTTCACGGAGCTTGCCACAACATAGCGAGCAGGCGCCTCTCGAACCTCCAGTGCCTTGAAGTGCTCCCGCCCGCACTGGATCTTGGCCTGCTCCATTGGCCGCAGCGCATCGCTGAAGAGTGCCGTGCCCTTGGTCTCGACGACGAAGTACAGGCGCTCCTCGCCCTCCTGCTCCACGAGCACCGCCCAGTCCGGGTTGTAGCTGCCCAGCGGCGTCGGCACGGTGAACCATCCCGGCAACTTGGCGTAGACCTTGATGGCCCCGTTCTTCTCGAGCTGGTCGCCAAATGTGCGCTCGGCGTCCGAGTCGTAGATCACCTGCTCGTACACGGCCTTGGTGGCGTTCAGCAGGTTCTTGAGATAGCCGGTCAGTTCCTCCTGCTCGAACAGCTCCTGCGCGTAGTAGTGCTCGTCGCCCAAGCGCTGGTACTTGATGCCGTCCACCACGGCCAGCCGCTTGCACCGGTTGATGGCCTCGGCGGTCAGCTCGATGAAGGCCTGCGGGTTGCGCTTGAAGTCGTCGAGCCGCCGGCTGCCGCTCAGGATGCGCTGGATGCTGCGCCGCGTGAGCTGGGTGCGGTCCTGCAGGTCGGTCAGCAGATCGGGCAGTTCGATATCGGCTTCGTCGAGCACCACCGTTGCGGCGCCTTCCCGCTCGGTGGCCTCAACGCCGGCCTTGCCGATGGCGATGTCGGCCTTGCGCCATTGCAGGCGCGTCTTCGGGATCGCGGGCGCCTGCTGCACCGCGCGAATGCAGCTCTCGATCAGCTTCTCGTTGTCGAACTGCACCCGGTAGGTGGTCTTGTGCTTGATGCGGTCCCACAGCGCCTTGAACTCCTCACTATGGAGCACCGCCTGGCGGGGACGCACCTGGCGCCGTTCGTCGGCGTTCCTGATCTCCAGCCGCCCGGCCAGCTTCTTCAGCACGGCGGTGATCTGGTCGAGCTGCGCGGCGAAGGGCTCGGGAACGGTCAGCGTGCCGTCCTTCAGCGCCTGCTTGAGTGAATCCTGCACCTTGCCTCCGGCGTCGATGTGACCCGCCGCCTTGAGGTGCCCCCAGAGAGCCTGCGACTTCTCCACGCCGAGCGGCGCCGCGCTCCCGTCGGGATGAGCGACCGTAACGCCGGCAAACTGGTGCGGTTCGACGACACCGAAGCGGATGCCGGTGTCCTGCTCGATCTCCTTCTGCAGGTTCTCGGCGAACTGCTCGTAGCTCTCCATCGCCACCACGGTCAGCGTGTTCACCTCGAAGCCGCGCACGCGCTCACCCTGCTGGTTGACGCATAGGCGCAGGCCGCGGCCGATGGTCTGGCGCCGCTCGCGCTCGGTCTGGATGTCGCGCAGGGTGCAGATCTGGAAGACATTGGGGTTGTCCCAGCCTTCCTTGAGCGCCGAGTGGGAGAAGATGAACTTGAGCGGCGTGTCGAAGCCGAGCAGCTTCTCCTTCTCCTTCATGATCAGGTTGTAGGCGCGTTCGGCGCTGTCGCGGTTGGTCTGGTTGTTCTCGGCGGTGTCGGTCCAACCGCCCTTCCTGTCGATGGAGAAGTAGCCGTTGTGCACCTCCTCGGCGGCACGGCTGAGGTCAACTTCCGCAAACAGCGTGCGGTAGTCGGGCAGGTTTGCCGCGCGGCGGTACTCCTCCTCGAAGATGCGCGCGTAGTCACCCTTCACCGGGTTGCCGTCGGTGTCGTAGGCGCGGTACTTCGCCACCTCGTCGATGAAGAAGAGCGACAGCACCTTGATGCCCTGTGGGCGCAGCCGCTTCTCCTTGTCGAGGTGCTCGCGAATGGTGCGACGGATCATCTCGCGCTGCACGGCCAGAGCGTCCACATCGCCCCAGGCCTGCCCGGGCTTCAGGCACTGCTCGCCGCCGGGCACGCGCAGCTCCATGTACTCATGGCCCTTGGCCACGCGGATTTCGCCAATGCGGCAGTCGGCGTAGAGGGCGCGGCCGGTGGTCTGCTCCAGGTTGTCGCCGTCCTGCACGGTGACTTCCTGCCGACGCACCGCGCCGCTGGCGGACTGCATGTCGAGCTCGACCCGCGCGCTGATCGTGCCCTTGTTGTTGCTGACCGAGACCAGCCGCACAAAGGGCTTGTTGTGCGCGTCCTCGACCGTGGCCGAGGCCACCTCGATCTGCTTCACCAGCCGCCTTTCGTAGGCGTCCACTGCGTCGAGGCGGTAGACCATGTGGTGCTTGTCCACATGGGTGGCTGAGTAGCGCAGCGTGCAGAGGGGGTTCATCGCGTCGAGCGCTGCCTTGCCTTGGCCCTGGAGGCCGCCGTCCACGCTCTGCGGCTCGTCGACGATGACGATGGGCCGCGTCGCCTTGATCAGGTCGATGGGCTTTTCGCCGCCGGTCTTCTCGCTGTCCTTGTAGAGGTTGTTGACATCCTTCTTGTTGATGGCGCCAACCGTGACCACCATGATCTGGATGCTGGCGCTGGTGGCGAAGTTGCGCACCTGGCCGAGCTTGGCCGAGTCGTACAGGAAGTAGTCGAAGGGCACGCCCGCATACAGCCCCTTGAAGTGCTCCTCGGTGATCTGCAGCGACTTGTACACACCCTCCTTGATCGCCACCGATGGCACCACGATGACGAACTTGGTGAAGCCGTAGCGCTTGTTCAGCTCGAAGATGGTGCGCAGGTAGACATAGGTCTTGCCGGTGCCGGTCTCCATCTCGACGGTGAAGTCACCGGAGGCGAGCGTGCCGGACGGGGGCAGGCCATGGCGAAGCTGGATGTCACCGAGGTTCTTCAGCAGCTCGTCGTCCAGCAGCGTCAAGCGGTTGCCCACGCCGAGGTCGCTCTCGGCGAAGGCCAGCGCCTGCTGGCCGCCGACGGCGTGCTGCGTGACGGTGAAATCGGTGCGGCAGATCTCCTGCCCGCGGAAGAGGTCGCAGACCGCCTCGATGGCCTGGAGCTGGTAGTCGAGGTTGGGTTCGAAGTGCAGCTTCACTCGGCTGATCCGTTCTTCCGGCCCCTCTTCTGCCGGCTCGTCTGAGGCGAGGGAAGGCGCTTCGCCGCAGACTCAAGCGCAGCCTTCCTCGCACGCTCTCCTTCAGCTTCGGCCAACTCGCGACGGCGGGCAGCGAACGCGTCGTATTCGGCTTCGTCGCGGGCATCGGCGTCCGCCTTGCTGATGCCGCCCTTATCGGTCAGGACGCGCCGCTCGTTGAAGGCAAGGAACTCGTCGAGCTTCCGCTCCCAGTCGCCCAGGAACACCTGGCGGCGACGCCTGGCCTGATCCTCGGCGAAGTCCAGCCACATCACGACGATCCGGTTGAGGCCATCGATCTCGTCCGAGCTCAGGTAGTTCTTCGCCACCGTCACATCGGCCTTTCGGACCACCTCGCCCTTCCAGCTCGTCAGCCCCATGTTGGGGCGGGAGTGGTCGGCCCGCTTGGCGATCAGCTCAGGAGCAGTCCTGCCGGTGGCGGCGAAGTGCAGCTTGTTCTGGATCGTCTGGAAGAACTCCGTGGTCCCGCGGCTGCCGGAGTCGTAGTCGCCGGCAAGGGCGAAGATCTCCCGGACGCGCAGGTACATCCGCCGCTCGCTTGCGCGAATGTCGCGGATGCGTTCAAGCAGCTCGTCGAAGTAGTCAGGGGCACTCGACCCCTCGACGGGCGGGTTCCGGAGCCGCTCGTCGTCCATCGCGAAACCCTTCACCAGGTACTCGCGCAGCCGCTCGGTGGCCCAGCGGCGGAACTGGATGCCTCGCTCGGACCGGACGCGGTATCCCACGGCCAGGATGGCGTCCAGGTTGTAGTGCTTCACCGAACGACGGACCTCGCGCGCGCCCTCCTGTCGAACTTGTAAGTACTCCTTACAGGTTGCCGCCTCGTCGATCTCGCCCTCCTCGTAGAGAGCCTTGAGGTGCAGCGTGATGTTCTGTGGGGTCGTCTGGAACAGGTCTGCCATCAGCGCCTGGCTGAGCCAGAGCGTCTCCCCAGCAAAGCGGCACTCGATTCGGGTGCGCCCGTCGTCGGTCTGGTAGAGGACGATCTCGCCGGGTGGCTCTTCCGGGGTCGACATGGCTACAGGCTCCGCACCGTGGTGAGGCCGTGCTGGTTCAGGATCGCGGCGAGGTTGGTCTTGGCCACATCGTCGGCGAAGGAGCTGTCGCGGAAGACGCAGGTGGTGTCGCCCGCCGGGGCGAGCGCCTGGTGCCAAGCCACGATGCCCTGCGCCAGCGGCTCCACCTCGTCGCGGGGGATCTGCGTGGCGAGGCAGGCCAGCAGCACGCCGCCGCCGATGCTGTGGACGGCCTTACCGGCGATGGTCTTGGTTTCGATCGGGACGCAGAGGTCGAGGCCGAGCTTGAGCAGCAGCTCGTAGAGGATGTCCTGCTCCGTGCGGTCGGCCTTCAGGTGCTCCGTGTGGTCGTGCAGGGTCTTGTCGAGATTGTCGCGGTCCGGCTCCCACGCGCGGATGTTGCTGGAGTCCAGCTTGAAGACGCGGAAGCCGAGGTCGCCCGCGAACATGGGGTTCTCGTCCTTGATCTTCTTCGCCGCGCGGCGGAGGCGCTCCTTGGTCAGCTCGGCGATATTGCGAGGCTTGCCGAGCTTGTCGCAAAGCGCCGCTCCAGCTTTCTGTGCGTTGTACGAAGGGTCCAACGGTTCCGGCAGCTGCACGCATATATAACGGCGAGCCTGTGAGTCCAGTGAGTTCTGTTGCATGACCGCCTGCGCAGTCGCGCCGGAGCCCGCAAAGAGATCCATCACGATGTCATCGCCGCTTGTTCCGAGAAGAACACAGGTGCGCAGGAAGTCGATCGACTTTGGGAAGTCAAACACCTCCCCAGGGAGCAATTCCTTGAGGGCGCGCTTTCCGGTGTCGGTTGAGAACTCGCCGCCAATCCAGAACGACTTGGGCTTTGAGGTGCGCTCAACAGCACCCTCGTCGTCCTCG encodes:
- a CDS encoding CrcB family protein, translated to MIFAGAGVGGLLRWGIGAGVTRLLGSGFPFGTVAVNVAGCALAGYAHGALHDSAIREEYRTALFVGLLGGFTTFSAFSRDTIMLLEERQYWLASAHVIIANILCLGSAFLGMKLAGRSVFA
- a CDS encoding Na/Pi cotransporter family protein — its product is MVVALLGGIGLFLLGMLMMSDGLKSMAGDSLRQVLMRVIRGPWSGLAAGAAATAVVQSSTATTLTTIGFVSAGLLTFPQSIGVIVGSNLGTTSTGWIVSLLGLKISLGTLAPPLVLAGVALRLLGRGGLRAGGDALAGFALIFIGIDLLQSGISHLATQINLAGVGGEGVGGRLIMVGIGFVMTVLMQSSSAAVATTIVAISTGAITMEQAAALVIGQNIGTTPKAVIAVIGAPVPAVRTAAVHITFNVVTGVVAFLILPVFLRLVVDVMEAEHASPATALAAFHTAFNGLGTLLIMPCVRPLSKAIERIIPERRESMTSHLSSLTAVTGSVAIEAARRAMSAVIRRMARCGLDALDRGLPPSRIHEQAIEECRRALEEVGRFHAQFSRSAHSEAEVRDTASMFHAADHLRRLLVTLRELTPPSLPITGVASSEISSAVTIARTMLHLALDDGERGEAAVQQAASLSAQLAVLRKDGRLVLLDSAAKGMIPAEAAIARVETLLRLDRLCYHLWRTMHHLVPAQVSSAPEEPSEGSSLVHDDDAVHHERVDRGLS
- the otsB gene encoding trehalose-phosphatase, translated to MSAIEHQLLRIARTPRLLIASDYDGVLAPIVEDPAEARPAPGVPSLLAELAAIRQTDVALISGRPLPELTALLGDLSGAGVHMVGGHGAEWPDADDDDRVRSAEHRLKPLMHRAETLLRSWRDARLEIKSASLALHYRRVAEEAAPEFVVAARGLARGDEGVRVLEGRKVIEFVLEGLDKGDALRRIRAMTSATSVLFFGDDVTDEDAFRVLELQDSGVAVNGRRRGAHFELPDVPSVVQSLERLLELRRAWADDTEPTAIDAHAILSDQRTAAVVDPRGVICWLCLPQIDSPPLFASLLGPRLGVGSQRSTSAGRFSIVPTDPSLALSEPRQSYLGHSLILTTEWGPHLRVTDYLDGSGGRPFQRAGRSDLVRVIEGRGRVRIEFAPRPDFGRVPATLDIVQGQGVVLRGLNDPVVLHAPGVSWTIEHEGSHQLATAEVELQGQPVVLELRYGTGTLRAAQVAEIDRRRQTERFWSSWVKSLSLPPVAQEAVTRSALLLKALIHGPTGAIAAAATTSLPEVLGGSRNWDYRFCWPRDASLAAAALHRLGNTGPAMRFLDWMLGILDTIGSPERLRPIYTVRGQDLGPEGEISELSGYAESRPIRIGNAAAQQVQLDVFGPVCDLAWMLAAGGAPLSADHLRLVEAMVTAVERRWRDPDSGIWEIRGSQRHYVHSKIMAWYAVDRALRVVDAMLGEDRPTWRALREEIGNEILSRGWSDSLGAFTMAYELIEFDAGALWVGLSGFLPPDDARFAATVDAVTRNLRRGKGVLRYRFDDGLPGREGGFLLCLGWLIEANLLLGRRAEAERLFQDLLECAGPLGIMAEQSEVGSHRALGNIPQAYSHVAVINAAVALSAGAARSSGAR
- the rpmE gene encoding 50S ribosomal protein L31, whose translation is MKKEGHPKYYHDCKVYYRGQVVMTCGATVPELHVEVWSGSHPYFTGQKVFVDTAGRVERFQRKFAGGYFKGKEKAPAPARK
- a CDS encoding PCRF domain-containing protein, with product MADPSPNLIRKLDELLAEDDRLARELSDEAIVVDHREVRRRTVRRSAIEPIVVRYRRWKALEQERRDCEEVARDPASDIAALAKEEIPRLREEARSLIIDIERQFVSAEDLAIGSVILEVRAGVGGLEAALWAGDLLEMYRRFAQRRGWRFDELDLAPGDAGGVTRAIVSVRGEGVWSALGYEGGTHQVKRVPATEAQGRVHTSTATVAVLPEPETIESEVDPAEVKEIITTAQGPGGQNVNKVATAVHLVHQPTGIEVHMQETRSQAQNREKAWRLLRARVHERRELEAIAARREQRRSMIGSGDRAEKIRTYRWKENLVSDQRIEGAQRLDSIMSGDLDPLVSALSAVDLADRLARL
- a CDS encoding DEAD/DEAH box helicase family protein, with product MKLHFEPNLDYQLQAIEAVCDLFRGQEICRTDFTVTQHAVGGQQALAFAESDLGVGNRLTLLDDELLKNLGDIQLRHGLPPSGTLASGDFTVEMETGTGKTYVYLRTIFELNKRYGFTKFVIVVPSVAIKEGVYKSLQITEEHFKGLYAGVPFDYFLYDSAKLGQVRNFATSASIQIMVVTVGAINKKDVNNLYKDSEKTGGEKPIDLIKATRPIVIVDEPQSVDGGLQGQGKAALDAMNPLCTLRYSATHVDKHHMVYRLDAVDAYERRLVKQIEVASATVEDAHNKPFVRLVSVSNNKGTISARVELDMQSASGAVRRQEVTVQDGDNLEQTTGRALYADCRIGEIRVAKGHEYMELRVPGGEQCLKPGQAWGDVDALAVQREMIRRTIREHLDKEKRLRPQGIKVLSLFFIDEVAKYRAYDTDGNPVKGDYARIFEEEYRRAANLPDYRTLFAEVDLSRAAEEVHNGYFSIDRKGGWTDTAENNQTNRDSAERAYNLIMKEKEKLLGFDTPLKFIFSHSALKEGWDNPNVFQICTLRDIQTERERRQTIGRGLRLCVNQQGERVRGFEVNTLTVVAMESYEQFAENLQKEIEQDTGIRFGVVEPHQFAGVTVAHPDGSAAPLGVEKSQALWGHLKAAGHIDAGGKVQDSLKQALKDGTLTVPEPFAAQLDQITAVLKKLAGRLEIRNADERRQVRPRQAVLHSEEFKALWDRIKHKTTYRVQFDNEKLIESCIRAVQQAPAIPKTRLQWRKADIAIGKAGVEATEREGAATVVLDEADIELPDLLTDLQDRTQLTRRSIQRILSGSRRLDDFKRNPQAFIELTAEAINRCKRLAVVDGIKYQRLGDEHYYAQELFEQEELTGYLKNLLNATKAVYEQVIYDSDAERTFGDQLEKNGAIKVYAKLPGWFTVPTPLGSYNPDWAVLVEQEGEERLYFVVETKGTALFSDALRPMEQAKIQCGREHFKALEVREAPARYVVASSVNDVLEQPR